In the Candidatus Bathyarchaeia archaeon genome, ACTACCGACATGACTGACGCCATAGTGCAAAAAATCCGCCAAGCCTAACTATATTCGACGAATAACGGTTGCCGACCGCGTCGACAACTCCATTTTTCCACTATAACCCATTTTGGCGTAAACGTTTTCCAGCAGGATTTTTTCGCCAATCATAAGCTCGCTTGCGGTTTCGGAGTGTTCTCGCCAAGCTGTCACCCGAACAACACCTGTCTCGTCTTGCAAATCAAACGAAGCTAACCGCACCGTTTCGCCCTTGGAAGTTTTAACTTCTCGCGCCAAAGGCACTGAAGCCACTTCGCCTTCCACGCAGACGTCGTCGGAACCCTCAGCTAAGTCGCCAATTTTCACCAAATCCAGCGGCACCTCCGAAACATCAACGTAAGTGGAGAAATCCGCGTGCACTTCAACTTCGTTGTTTTGGCTGGGTTTTACGCGGGCATTCACAATTTGGATGGGGGCGCCTCGGCGAAGCTTGGTTTCCACTTCGTCGGCTTTCTCATTCCAGAAAACCACAACCACCTCACCTGTTTCGTCGGCAACTTTGGCACGCAACACTTTACCGGCAGTCTGGTCGCTTCGGGTGAATGTGGAGGAGGAGAACACGTCGGTGACCTTGCCTTCCACCGTCACACTCTTCGAATTAAGCGTTATTTGGTCCAGTTTGGTGGCGAGCTTGCTTATTGTTGGGTAGTCGCCAGGGTTGATGTTCTGAGGGTTAAGGTCTAGGCTGCTTCGGTCTCCCATATGCAGCTCGGGGGTTCCGTATTTGTCGGCTTTGGTGTAGCCGTGGGCGAACTGGACAATTTGCCCCACTTTCAGTTCGCCAGCCTCAACCAAGTCCGCTTTCTCATTCCACAAAACCACCCGAACAGACCCATCGTTGTCCACGATGGTGACGCTTGCCAGCTTTCCAGATTTGGCGCCCTCAAAAGTCCGCACAGGAAAAACCGCCACCACGCGTCCCGTAACGGTGGCGTTGTTTAAGCCCACAACCAAATGCCCCAAAGAAAGCCGGTGAGTCGCAACCCCTTCTTCGCCTGCTACGTCTACACCTAACTCTGCGGCAATCATCCTCAAAAGCGACGCGTCCGCAATCAAACCTCCCGTCATGTTGCGGGCAACCGAAAGCCGAAACATCAGTTGCTCGCGCCCAACTTCGGGTTTTTTTGTGAGGATTTGCTGGATTATATCTTCGGGGGTCATGAGGACTCAAGCGCCGTACCAATATTTGGCGGCGTAAGTTTTAAAGGTCGTTGCAGCAAACCCAGAACGGCTATGGTCAACAAGCAGATGCAGGTTTATTAGAGAATCAACCTCTGAAATAACACGGAGGATACAGACAGTGGATGCTGCAACGCTTTACTCTTTGGGCGTTACGCTGATTTTTGTAGGCATCTTAGTCTTGGTTGCCGCCGTGATTTTGATAAGCATCACACAGGGCAAGAAGGGCGAAACGAAAACGGCAGGCGCAATCATCATTGGTCCAGTGCCCATCATTTTTGGGTCAGACAAGAAATCCGTCAAAACCATCCTGACGCTTTCAGTGGCGTTAACCGCACTGCTGGTTGCCGCCATGCTAATTTACTATTTTCTACTGAGGTAAGCAAAAAATGAAAACTGAAAACTGTGAAAGCGTGGAAGAGCAAACCTCAACAGGGTTTGGTAAATGGGGGTGGGTTTTCGCCGCGGGTTTTGGCATCATCATAGTAGGCATGCTGCTCATTGGGGCTTCTTCGGCGTTTAGCGGCAGCGGCTCCACCAGCACAGGCATCGTCATTTTCATTGGACCATTTCCCATCGTCTTTGGTTCAGGTCCAGACGCAGCATGGCTCATCCTCATCGGATTAATTATTGCAGCTATAAGTGCGGTTTTGTTTGTGGTTAGAAGAAGAAAAGCAGAAACGTGGGTTGGTTAGTCTTTTTCTTCTTTTTCCTCGTCTTTACCGTAGTACGCATCTAGCAGTATAATTGCAAGCGTGACAAAGGTAGCAGACATGGAAACGCCGATGAGAATCTGGAAATATCCGCCTATGTCCATGGTAGGTTCCTCATGTGATGTTATTTCATGTGGAGTTTAGGTATTTAAACCTAAACATTAACCGGTGAATCAACGCTTTTTGGGGTGGGCTAGTAGACTATGATTTCGGTGACGAATTTTACCCAGAACTGTGCCCACTTGTACTGGTCTGTCGGGCAGAAAAGCCTGTAAGGTCCGCCTTCAGTGTGTGCCATGGGCATATCGTTTTCGAAGCACCCCAACATCATTGCACCGTCTTGAACTTGGGTGAAGGAGTAGTTTTTGGTGTAGCCGTCCACAGCGTTGACGACGATTTTTTCGGCTCTGGAGGACACGCCAGCCATGTCCAGCAGCTCCATGATGGGCATGCCAGTCCAGTTTGACCAACGTTTAACGCTGGGCGCAAACTCCGCGTACACGGTGGTGGTGGGGAAACTGGTGAGGTTTGCGCGAGTTATGGTCAAGG is a window encoding:
- a CDS encoding OB-fold nucleic acid binding domain-containing protein is translated as MTPEDIIQQILTKKPEVGREQLMFRLSVARNMTGGLIADASLLRMIAAELGVDVAGEEGVATHRLSLGHLVVGLNNATVTGRVVAVFPVRTFEGAKSGKLASVTIVDNDGSVRVVLWNEKADLVEAGELKVGQIVQFAHGYTKADKYGTPELHMGDRSSLDLNPQNINPGDYPTISKLATKLDQITLNSKSVTVEGKVTDVFSSSTFTRSDQTAGKVLRAKVADETGEVVVVFWNEKADEVETKLRRGAPIQIVNARVKPSQNNEVEVHADFSTYVDVSEVPLDLVKIGDLAEGSDDVCVEGEVASVPLAREVKTSKGETVRLASFDLQDETGVVRVTAWREHSETASELMIGEKILLENVYAKMGYSGKMELSTRSATVIRRI
- a CDS encoding DUF131 domain-containing protein, encoding MDAATLYSLGVTLIFVGILVLVAAVILISITQGKKGETKTAGAIIIGPVPIIFGSDKKSVKTILTLSVALTALLVAAMLIYYFLLR
- a CDS encoding DUF131 domain-containing protein, translating into MKTENCESVEEQTSTGFGKWGWVFAAGFGIIIVGMLLIGASSAFSGSGSTSTGIVIFIGPFPIVFGSGPDAAWLILIGLIIAAISAVLFVVRRRKAETWVG